TACATCAGTGATCAAATACTCGAGCACCGTTGCTTCATCGAGGATGACCGTTGCTGGTTCGCCACTGGATTCATTGGGACATGCTCTGTACCTTGAGGTATAATCAATCGAATAATGATATGAGAACATCTACTAAGAACGGATACTGGTTATTCCGTTGAAAAGCATCAGTTTCTGGTTTCATACCACGTGTTGTTTCTAGCAGGACCATGTCCCTTCCAAGACATGGTCTTGCTGTTTATTTCACTCCGTTGCCCGCTACAGTTGGGGATTCATCGTGAAAAAAGGCCAGTTGGTCCAATAGTGGTGGGCAAATAGCAACCCATGTGGCCTCGATTCGTTTAATTTATATAGAGCAGAATGCCGCCCCCTATGTTGGAGACCAGTAGAGTGATAGATATTCAGATAGAACGCGAGACCGGACGCATGGTCGTAAGGTATACCCCACGCACCGAACGCACCATTTATGATCTGTGCGATCTCAACGGACGTGTGATACAGACCGGAGCTATCTCAGATAATGAAACGGTACTCGATATCTCCACGCTGAACGCCAAGAAATACGTAATGCTCATCGTAGATGGCGATCAAGTCATCAGTAAGCGGGTCAATATTGCCGCTTAGGCATTCATCAACTCTTCGATCTCTTCCGCCTCGATAGGGATGTTCTTCATCAGATTCATCGGAGAACCACTTTCCTGCACCACCACATCATCTTCTAGACGTATTCCCAGATCCTCATCCGGAATGTAGATTCCAGGTTCTACCGTGAAGACCATTCCGGCTTGTATGGGTTCGTGCCAGAGTCCTACATCATGAGTATCCAGCCCGATGAAATGTGAAGTTCCGTGCATAAAGTACTTCTTATAGGCTGGCCAAGCAGGGTCTTGATCTTCGATATCTTTCATGCTGATGAGACCCAGGTCTACCAATTCCTTCTCCATGAGTTCCCCTACCCTACGATGATAGTCGGCCATCATCGTACCGGGTACGAGTAATTCCGTTGCGGCATCCTTGACCCGCAATACAGCATCATAGACTTTCCGTTGACGATCGGTGAAGCGCCCATTGACCGGCACTGACCGCGTAAGGTCCGAGCAGTAATTGGCATACTCCGCCCCGAAATCCATGAGGATTACGTCTCCATCCTTGCAGGGCTTGTTGTTCTCTATGTAGTGCAGCACACAGGCCGATTCTCCTGATGCGATGATGGGGGTGTATGCAAAGCCTTGGGAGCGATTGTTCAGGAACTCATGCATGAGTTCGGCCTCGATCTGATACTCCATCACCCCGGGCCGTATAAATGGAAGGATCCTGCGAACGCCCTTCTCAGTGATATTGCAAGCGGCTTGGAGCAGTTGTATCTCTATCTCATGCTTGACCGATCGAATGCGATGCATGATAGGAGCACTACGGTGATAGGTATGCACTGGGTACTTCTCCTGGCACCAATTGATGAAGCGGTCTTCTCGGGTCTCGGCCTCTGTATTGGCGCGCAAGTGCTCATTGGTATTCAGATAGACCCCTTTTGCCTCGCTCATGAGATTGTTGAAGATGGTCTCGAATTTCTCCAGCCAGTATACGGTGCGTATACCCGAAACCTCGAAGGCTTGATCCTTGTTCAACTTGGCCCCTTCCCAGATGGCGATCAGTTCACTGGTCTCTTTCAAGAAAAGGATCTCTCTATGTTTCTCCTCATGACAATCCGGGAAGATGAGCAGGATACTCTCCTCCTGATCGACTCCGGAGAGGTGCAGGATGTCCCGATGCTGAACGAATGGGCGGGTAGAATCAGCACTGGTCGTAATGATGTCATTGGAGTTGAAGACGGCCAGACAGCCAGGTTCGAGATGTTCTACAAATCGTTTGCGGTTATCGATGTACAACTGCTTGTCGATAGGGAGGTATTTCATAGGGAGTACTGCTTGAGAATAAGGTGGCTAAAGGTAATCAAAGTGTCTCCGAGATAGCTTCTGAAGTCCAATCAGCGCTTGCCATATATGGACTGTCTTTGATAATGCATATGTGGAAGCTACATTTGCGAGCAAACCACTGCAAACGATCCTGATGAAATCATCCATCGCTCGAAAACTGGCCATGGCACTTTCTGCCTTGTTCCTAATGGTGTTCCTCCTGCAACATCTATCCATCAACTTTCTGTCGGTATTCAGTGAAGACCTCTTCAATGAGGTCTCCCACTTCATGGGAACCAATCCCTTGGTGCAATTCGCCTTACAGCCAATACTCATATTTGCAGTGATCTTCCACTTTGTGATGGGATTCATTCTAGAGTACCGCAATCGCCAAGCACGAGTTCAGAATTATGAGGTCTATAAAGGGGGTGCGAGTGCATCTTGGATGTCG
Above is a window of Flavobacteriales bacterium DNA encoding:
- a CDS encoding aminopeptidase P family protein; the protein is MKYLPIDKQLYIDNRKRFVEHLEPGCLAVFNSNDIITTSADSTRPFVQHRDILHLSGVDQEESILLIFPDCHEEKHREILFLKETSELIAIWEGAKLNKDQAFEVSGIRTVYWLEKFETIFNNLMSEAKGVYLNTNEHLRANTEAETREDRFINWCQEKYPVHTYHRSAPIMHRIRSVKHEIEIQLLQAACNITEKGVRRILPFIRPGVMEYQIEAELMHEFLNNRSQGFAYTPIIASGESACVLHYIENNKPCKDGDVILMDFGAEYANYCSDLTRSVPVNGRFTDRQRKVYDAVLRVKDAATELLVPGTMMADYHRRVGELMEKELVDLGLISMKDIEDQDPAWPAYKKYFMHGTSHFIGLDTHDVGLWHEPIQAGMVFTVEPGIYIPDEDLGIRLEDDVVVQESGSPMNLMKNIPIEAEEIEELMNA